From one Humulus lupulus chromosome 8, drHumLupu1.1, whole genome shotgun sequence genomic stretch:
- the LOC133794617 gene encoding 7-dehydrocholesterol reductase-like isoform X2 — MYLVNHPVHLGTQLALYILVAGILCIYINYDCDRQRQEFRRTNGKALVWGKAPSKITATYTTTTGETKSSILLTSGCFHS, encoded by the exons ATGTACCTGGTCAATCATCCCGTACACCTTGGAACTCAG TTGGCACTCTACATCCTAGTAGCAGGCATTCTTTGCATATACATCAACTACGACTGTGATAGGCAAAGGCAAGAGTTTCGCAGAACAAATGGCAAAGCTTTGGTTTGGGGTAAAGCTCCATCAAAG ATAACTGCCACTTACACTACCACAACTGGGGAAACAAAAAGCAGCATTCTTTTAACTTCGGGATG CTTTCATTCATAA
- the LOC133794617 gene encoding 7-dehydrocholesterol reductase-like isoform X1: MYLVNHPVHLGTQLALYILVAGILCIYINYDCDRQRQEFRRTNGKALVWGKAPSKITATYTTTTGETKSSILLTSGWYGKYWKSYCEKVRYRVIPGIY; this comes from the exons ATGTACCTGGTCAATCATCCCGTACACCTTGGAACTCAG TTGGCACTCTACATCCTAGTAGCAGGCATTCTTTGCATATACATCAACTACGACTGTGATAGGCAAAGGCAAGAGTTTCGCAGAACAAATGGCAAAGCTTTGGTTTGGGGTAAAGCTCCATCAAAG ATAACTGCCACTTACACTACCACAACTGGGGAAACAAAAAGCAGCATTCTTTTAACTTCGGGATG GTATGGAAAATACTGGAAATCGTACTGCGAGAAGGTTCGGTACAGGGTCATCCCCGGAATTTACTGA